From the genome of SAR202 cluster bacterium:
AAAACTGCTTCAGGAAACGCATGTCGTTGGAGTAGAAGTGGCGAATATCATCGATGCCGTACTTGAGCATCGCGATGCGCTCCACTCCCATGCCGAATGCGAAGCCGGTGTACACCTCGGGGTCGTAGCCCACGCCGCGCAGCACGTTCGGGTGCACCATGCCGGCGCCCATGATCTCCAGCCAGTCCTGGTCGCGCTTGATGGGGCGGACGCCGTTGACCTTGAAGTTGGAGATAGCCATGTCCACGCCGGGCTCAACGAACGGGAAGTAGTCGCACCGGAAGCGCACCTGCCGGTCCTCGCCGAATATGCGGCGCGCGAACTCGAACAGCGTGCCCTTGAGGTCGGCGAAGGTCACGCCCTTGTCGACGACCAGCCCTTCGATCTGGTAGAAGTGCCATTCGTGCGTGGCGTCCGTGGCCTCGTAGCGGTAGCACTTGCCAGGGATCACTACGCGGATGGGAGGCTGCTGCTTCTCCATGATGCGCGCCTGCATGGGCGATGTGTGCGTCCGCAGAAGCATGGGCCGGTAGCCCGCCTCGTCCGTGTGGTCGATCCAGAGGGTGTCCCACATGTCGCGGGCGGGATGGTCCTTGGGGATATTCAGCGCGTCGAAGTTGTAGCGGTCCCACTCAATCTCGGGGCCTTCCTCCACCGCGAAGCCCATTCCGCGGAACGCCTCGCAGATTTCGCGGAGCATGCGCGTGGTGGGGTGGAGCCCGCCGTGGGGCACCGGCCAGCCGGGGAGAGTAACGTCTATCCGCTCGCGCTCTACCCTGCTGACAAGCTCCGTCTCGCGGACGGCCTTCTCGCGGGCGGCCAGCGCCTCTTCAAGGGCGGCCTTCACCTGGTTGGCGGCGGCGCCCACGGACCGGCGCTCTTCGGGCGAGAGGCCCCCGAGGCCCCGCAGCACCTGTGTGACCTTGCCGCTCCGGCCGAGGTACCCAACCCTCCAGCGTTCGACTTCTTCGATGCTCCCGGCTGCTTCAAGCTCTTTGATGGCCTGTGCCCGGAGCTGCTCAACGGCGCCTGCGCCAGCGGTCTCAGTCACGGATTACCTCGTCCATTAAGGCGGTCTTCGACGTATGGATAATTATAGGTATGGCTTCAGAACACGGTCAAGGAAGGCCGTTGCGTGTCTGGAGGCGGGGCGCTTCCCTAACTGGTATCATTATGCAACCCATACTTGTGCGCGCTATGCGGGTGACCACTGGTGAACATCCCGGAGTCCGTCCGAAACAGGCTTGAAGCGAGGGAGGAGACCCTCTCCCCTTACGCTTCGAGATCGCGCAACAGCACGCGGGAACGGCATGACGAGCCGTCCCTGATACGCACCGAATTCCAGCGAGACCGCGACCGGATCATCCATACGAAGGCTTTCCGGCGGTTGAAGCACAAGACGCAGGTCTTCATCGCCCCGCTCGGGGACCACTTCGTCACACGGCTGACGCATACGCTGGAAGTATCGCAGATCGGCCGGACGATTGCGCGGGCGCTTAACCTCAACGAGGACCTCACCGAGGCGATGACCCTGGGCCACGACCTCGGTCACACGCCCTTCGGGCACATCGGCGAGGACGAGCTTGCGAAGCTCCACCCGGACGGCTTCCGCCACGCTCAGCAGAGCCTCAGGATTATCGAGCACCTGGAGAAGGACGGGCTGGGCCTTAACCTTACGGGCGAGGTCCGCCACGGAATTGCCAACCACTCGAAGCCAAAGGGCGACTTCCTGGGCATCACCCTGCCGGAAGGGCTATCGCTGGAGGGGCAGATCTGCCGCATCGCGGACGCCGTCGCGTACCTGAACCACGACATCGGCGACGCCGTGCGCGCCGGCGTGCTGCAGGAGACCAGCCTTCCTGCCGCCGCCGTGAGAGTGCTGGGGACACGCCATTCTCAGCGCATCGACACGATGGTAACGGACATCGTAGCCACATCCTGGGCGGCGACGGGCGAGGACGGTGTCTCCTCCGGCGAGCGGCCCGTGATCACGATGAGCCCGCGCGTCCGCGATGCCGTGATGGCAATGAGGGACTTCATGTTCGAGCGCGTATACATGCCGGAGGACACGACGGAGGAAGGCAGGACCGCGCGCGCCATCATCCGCCTGCTCTACCGGTATTTCGAGGACAACCCGGGGCTTATCCCGGCCGAGTACGGCACGCACGACCGCGCCATCGTGGACCACATCGCCAGCATGACGGACCTGTACGCGCTCCGCCTGGCTGAGCAGATACAGCCCGGTATCGCAAAAGGCCTGAGCCGCGCAATTGCATAGAATCGAGGAGCCGAATTGACGCCTACCGACAGGCTTCGCGTCCGGATGGTGCAGAACCAGATGAAGCTGATCCAGGAGCACCTGGAGGCGATGAGCCGCGACTCCCACGGCATGGAGTACCGCCCGTGGAAGAATGAGGTGGACAGCCTCTGGAAGTCGCTCTTCGAGCAGGTTGGCGGCATGACGCCTGAAACGCAAAAGGCGTCCCTTGAAATGGTCCGCACGCTATGGATGATGTATCTGTCCCACTATGGGCAAGGATGAAGACAGGGTACGGAGGTGAACATTGACTGATTTCACGCCGCTCGACCCGGAGACGCAGCACGCGCAGCAGATGGCGCTGATGGCGCACCAGGTCGTCATCAAGCTGAAAGAGATGGGCCTGCCTGAGGACTACGACGATGAGCTGGCCGCGGTCTGCACAGACCTCGGCGACCTGTGGGGCGCCGGCAAGGCGCTCTCCGACAGGCTTGAGAAGATGCTCAAGTCCCCCGCCAATTGGGAACACGTAGCTAACTCCCTCGTAGACCTGCGCGCTGTCGTGGACCACATGGCGTGGCACATCAACAGCATCAAGGAGCCTATGGAGAAGCTGGCAACATATGCGTACCAGAAAGAACAAGGATGAATTATGAAGTATGAATGATGAAGTGGAATCCGAGGGACCGAGTACTTCATACTTCATAATTCATCATTCATAATTTCGCCCTATGTCAGCAGTTGATGAAATAAAGGCCCGCCTGGACATCGTGGATGTCATCGGCGGTTACGTCCAGCTACAGAAAGCCGGGCGCAACTTCAAGGCGCGCTGCCCCTTCCACAACGAAAAGACCCCCTCCTTCATCGTCAACCCGGAGCGCCAGTCCTGGCACTGCTTCGGCCAGTGCGGCGTCGGCGGCGATGTCCTCGGCTTTGTCATGCGGCAGGAGAAGCTGGACTTCGGCGAAACGGTCAAATTCCTGGCGCAGAAGACCGGCGTCGTCCTCCAGGACAAGCGCACCACCAGCCGCAACGACTTTCTCTATCGCGTGAACCAGGAGGCGGCGCGCTTCTACCAGCAGGTGCTCGCCTCGCCCGAGGGGCAGGAGGCGCGCGATTACATTGCCAAGCGCGGCGTGAACGCGCAGATCGCCGAGGCGTTCCAGCTTGGAATGAGCCCGCGCGGTCGCGACAAACTGAAGTCTCACCTCTTCTCGCTGGGCTTCAACCTGGACTACGCGATCGAGGCCGGCCTGCTCCGACGGAGCGACGACGGCAACGTGCGGGACTTCTTCTGGGGACGCCTCATGTTCCCCATCCACGACCGCGAGGGGCGGCCGATCGGCTTCGGCGGGCGCACGCTGGACGGCTCGGAACCCAAGTACCTTAATACCGCTGCCACGCCCGTGTTCGACAAGCGCGCGACCCTGTACGGGCTCCACAAGGCAGCCGCCGGCATTAAACAGGCCGGCGTGGCCGTGATAGTTGAAGGGTACATGGATGCGATGACCGCGCACCAGTACGGCTTCAGCAACGTCGTTGCCTCCATGGGCACTGCCCTCACCGAGTACCAGGTGGCGCTGCTGAAGGGCATGGCAAAGAGGTTCGTCCAGGCGCTCGACCCGGATACCGCCGGGCAGGAAGCGACGCGGCGCAGCCTGGACGAGGTGTACCGCATTTCCGAGCACCGGCAGCTGGGCCAGAAGGCGCAGTTCGAGCTTCGCATCGCAGTCCTGCCGCCCGGAATTGACCCTGACGAGGTAATAAAGCGCGATACAAAGGAGTGGGAGCGGGCGGTAGCCGAGGCCGTGGAGTATATGGACTTCTACATCGGCGCGATGGCACGCAGGCACGATCTGGCCACGCCGGAGGGCAAGGCGCTGGCTGCAGAGGCCCTGGCGCCGCTGATAGCCGCTGCGGAAGACCCCATAGCGCAGGAGAAGTACTTCAACCTCGCCGCAAAGACCATCGGCGTGAGCGCCGCTGCGCTGCAGGCCTACATGGGACGCGCGAGGCAAGACGCGCGCCGCAGGCCGGGCACAGAGTCCCGTCGGCCGCGGGCGGGGACCACCAGCCTCACGCCGTTCATCAACGACCGGCGCGACCCCCTCGAAGAGTTCATACTCGCACTTGTCCTTAGCCGTCCTGACCTGCGGGAAAAGGCGCGGGAAACGTCTCCGGAATTCTTCAGAATGTCGGAAAACCGCGAGGTATTTACCTGTTGGCAACGCTGCAATAGAATAGAAGAAGTCGCCGGCAGTCTGGATATCACCCTGCACGATCATCTGGCCCGCCTGGGCCGGATCGACATTACCCCCGATGGCGGCTCGGCGGAGCTGGCATTAACCCAGTCCCTCAAGCGGTTGGAGCTTCGTTACCTTCAGGAGCATCAGGAAGACCTTCTGGCATCCGAAGACATGACAGCGCCCCCTCCCAGAGAGATCGAGGAAGCAATCACCAGGTTAAATGCCCGCATGAAAGAGCTCTTCTCCCAACGCAACTGAAGGTCATTTGCCGGACGGAGCGATGGCGCCCCGAAAATACCTTGCGCTATTGCGTTCTTCGGGTTTCTGATTTCCCTGGCCGAAACTTGCTTTGGAAAGAAGCGTTTTAGTCCATAGCGATAATTTCATAGCATGGCGCGACATTTTACTGCTAATATCTTGGGTGTCCAGTCAAAGGGCTCGTTAAGTACGAAATGGGGTTGACAGTAAATGACCATCAAGCAGCGGCGCAAGCATGGGGGAGAAGAGTCATCCGAGGTTGTGGGTAAGATTGCCCCGGAAGCGGAGACTGAAGTCGCGCCCGTGAAGGAAGTGCCCCCAGTGGGAGCAGTGGAGGCGGTGGCCGAGGAGGACGACCCGGGGACCGCGACCACACTGGGTCCGGCCGCCGAGATGGCGGTCGACTTCCCCGGCGACGATCCCGCCGCGCTCGCTGAGGCAGAGGCGGACGCCCAGAGCGTCTGGCAACAGGGCCTCGAGTCAAGCGAGATGATTGACGACCCCGTGAGGATGTACCTCCGGGAGATCGGCCGCGTCAGCCTCCTCAAGGCAGCAGACGAACGTATTCTCGCCCGGAAGATGGAAGCATCCAAGCACATCCTGGGCATTGAGACCGCGCTGACGGCGCCGGACGGACGGGCGCCCCGCGCCTGGCAGATCGTGTACGAGATGCTCCGGCGCACGTGCGACTCCGAGCACGTCATCAAGGCCGTCAGCATCCGCGCAGGACTTGCCTCGGAAGGACGCACTCTCAAGGAGATCGCCAGCGACCCCAAAATCCGCGAGGCCCTTGACGGCGACCTGCCGGAGGACCTGGTCAAGCAGATTGAGGACATCCTCAACAAGAGCGCTGAAGAGGTAAAGGCAGGCATCCAGGCCGCCTCCATAAACAGCCGCCTGCTGCCCCCCGAGGTCATGGGGCTGGTCGGCGAAGACGCCACAATCGCGGATATCCGCCAGACGCTGGAGGACCCGGAGTTCCCCAAGCGGCTGGAAACGTTCGAGCTGGTCTTCTACGGCTTCCTGGCAAGGGCCAAGGCCGAGGGCCAGACGGCTCAGGGCCACCTGGCAGAGGCTAACCTTCGCCTCGTCGTCAGCGTGGCAAAGAAGTACATCGGCCGCGGGATGTCGCTGCTGGACCTGATCCAGGAAGGCAACATCGGCCTTATCCGCGCGGTCGAGAAGTTCGACTACCGCAAGGGCTACAAGTTCAGCACGTATGCCACA
Proteins encoded in this window:
- the pheS gene encoding phenylalanine--tRNA ligase subunit alpha; amino-acid sequence: MTETAGAGAVEQLRAQAIKELEAAGSIEEVERWRVGYLGRSGKVTQVLRGLGGLSPEERRSVGAAANQVKAALEEALAAREKAVRETELVSRVERERIDVTLPGWPVPHGGLHPTTRMLREICEAFRGMGFAVEEGPEIEWDRYNFDALNIPKDHPARDMWDTLWIDHTDEAGYRPMLLRTHTSPMQARIMEKQQPPIRVVIPGKCYRYEATDATHEWHFYQIEGLVVDKGVTFADLKGTLFEFARRIFGEDRQVRFRCDYFPFVEPGVDMAISNFKVNGVRPIKRDQDWLEIMGAGMVHPNVLRGVGYDPEVYTGFAFGMGVERIAMLKYGIDDIRHFYSNDMRFLKQF
- a CDS encoding deoxyguanosinetriphosphate triphosphohydrolase; the protein is MNIPESVRNRLEAREETLSPYASRSRNSTRERHDEPSLIRTEFQRDRDRIIHTKAFRRLKHKTQVFIAPLGDHFVTRLTHTLEVSQIGRTIARALNLNEDLTEAMTLGHDLGHTPFGHIGEDELAKLHPDGFRHAQQSLRIIEHLEKDGLGLNLTGEVRHGIANHSKPKGDFLGITLPEGLSLEGQICRIADAVAYLNHDIGDAVRAGVLQETSLPAAAVRVLGTRHSQRIDTMVTDIVATSWAATGEDGVSSGERPVITMSPRVRDAVMAMRDFMFERVYMPEDTTEEGRTARAIIRLLYRYFEDNPGLIPAEYGTHDRAIVDHIASMTDLYALRLAEQIQPGIAKGLSRAIA
- a CDS encoding DNA primase, yielding MSAVDEIKARLDIVDVIGGYVQLQKAGRNFKARCPFHNEKTPSFIVNPERQSWHCFGQCGVGGDVLGFVMRQEKLDFGETVKFLAQKTGVVLQDKRTTSRNDFLYRVNQEAARFYQQVLASPEGQEARDYIAKRGVNAQIAEAFQLGMSPRGRDKLKSHLFSLGFNLDYAIEAGLLRRSDDGNVRDFFWGRLMFPIHDREGRPIGFGGRTLDGSEPKYLNTAATPVFDKRATLYGLHKAAAGIKQAGVAVIVEGYMDAMTAHQYGFSNVVASMGTALTEYQVALLKGMAKRFVQALDPDTAGQEATRRSLDEVYRISEHRQLGQKAQFELRIAVLPPGIDPDEVIKRDTKEWERAVAEAVEYMDFYIGAMARRHDLATPEGKALAAEALAPLIAAAEDPIAQEKYFNLAAKTIGVSAAALQAYMGRARQDARRRPGTESRRPRAGTTSLTPFINDRRDPLEEFILALVLSRPDLREKARETSPEFFRMSENREVFTCWQRCNRIEEVAGSLDITLHDHLARLGRIDITPDGGSAELALTQSLKRLELRYLQEHQEDLLASEDMTAPPPREIEEAITRLNARMKELFSQRN